A part of Arachis hypogaea cultivar Tifrunner chromosome 12, arahy.Tifrunner.gnm2.J5K5, whole genome shotgun sequence genomic DNA contains:
- the LOC112728531 gene encoding putative disease resistance RPP13-like protein 1 encodes MAAELVGGAFLSSFLNVLFDRLSDPDFINMMRGKKVDQKLLQRLKTILNVVEAVLNDAEKKQITDPAVKRWLEDLQDAVYDADDLLDEVATKAATQKDPPGNFLSRFLNSQDREMVSRIEEIIARLEDIAKHKDILRLEKIAAKNMSGRIPSTSLVKKSDIFVGRDKERDAIVNLLLDDAYNGELSVIPIVGMGGIGKTTLAKLVYNDDTVQQKFHVKAWVCVGEEEFDVLKVTKAVIEKTCSACYSNDLDTAQNHLKNGLTGKNFLVILDDVWSSNRERWESFLTPFECGSEGGKILVTTRLDTVASVVKTKHNEAHNLSLLNEEQCWSVFANRAWDPSESRDCSTLEEIGRKIVKKCKGLPLAAQALGGLLRGKDNEKDWIDVLNSEFWELSEEDSGILPALRISYYHLPSYLKRCFVYCCLYPKDYEFYRDELTLLWMAEGLLLQPKGGNILKNVGYEYFDDLVSRSFFQRSNSDDNTFVMHDLMHDLTTFYGGKFFSSMLEHKTAAKHDMKTRHLSCARRKNDDDSLMKIMEACNRLKHVRTLMQINLHKGGVIPEGDGVTVPCDLLEQLKCLRVLSFNFSSDDENLMHSSIGKLIHLRFLDLSFTSIVTLPESLSCLYNLQTLKLRECNKLKKLPSKMQNLVNLRHLDISGTDDLEEMPKKMSELKDLQFLSSYVAGKHEENGIGELGELAHLHGSLSIEKLENVKNSGEASSARMYEKIHLNALDLSWTSFEESEVCDSQTEKAILDKLCPHKDLKMLFIWRYRGTMFPDWVGQSSYHNMTVLMLSGCRNCWMVPSLGQLPSLERLIIEEFEKVKKIGGSFYKGDGTHQHQETPFRSLKFLMIQRMPCWEEWESYECDDDDHAPFPKLEELWIEDCPKLRRDLPTFLPSLKQLRIRGCEELGCYLPRAPILRELFILGKQKARMRDLPLSLQVLGIGGKQLVEDVFEAMTHTQPTSLRYLEISNCSSAVSLPGDALPPLLKHLRINNCKNVEFPMQHQQHHSLMELKIDNSCDSLTSFALPAFPNLWSLTIERCENLTSLEVSQSQSLRGLWIEECPKLENIIRLPASLWELRIRECPLLGEGIERKDPHIWPSISHIPRIQLDGKWIRNDSTS; translated from the coding sequence ATGGCTGCTGAACTTGTTGGAGGAGctttcctctcttcttttctcaaTGTCCTTTTCGACAGGCTGTCTGATCCTGATTTCATCAACATGATGAGAGGAAAGAAGGTTGACCAGAAGCTGCttcaaaggttgaagaccattctGAATGTGGTTGAAGCTGTGCTGAATGATGCTGAGAAGAAACAGATCACTGACCCTGCTGTCAAGAGATGGCTCGAAGATCTCCAAGATGCTGTGTATGATGCTGATGACTTGTTGGATGAAGTCGCCACCAAAGCTGCCACTCAGAAGGATCCACCAGGTAACTTCCTGTCTCGCTTTCTCAATTCGCAAGATAGGGAGATGGTTAGTAGGATTGAAGAAATCATTGCTAGACTAGAAGATATTGCAAAACACAAAGATATCCTTCGGCTAGAAAAGATTGCAGCCAAGAACATGTCTGGGAGGATTCCATCAACCTCGCTGGTTAAAAAATCTGATATATTTGTTGGAAGGGACAAAGAAAGGGATGCCATAGTGAATTTGCTTTTAGATGATGCTTACAATGGTGAACTGTCCGTGATTCCCATCGTGGGCATGGGTGGGATAGGAAAAACTACTTTGGCTAAATTGGTTTATAATGATGACACAGTGCAACAAAAGTTTCATGTGAAGGCATGGGTTTGTGTTGGTGAGGAGGAATTTGATGTTCTGAAGGTCACAAAGGCGGTGATAGAGAAAACTTGCAGTGCTTGTTACTCAAATGATTTAGATACAGCTCAAAATCATTTGAAGAATGGGCTAACGGGGAAGAACTTCTTGGTTATTCTGGATGATGTCTGGAGCAGTAATCGTGAGCGTTGGGAAAGTTTTCTAACaccttttgaatgtggaagtgagGGAGGCAAGATTCTTGTAACTACACGTCTTGATACAGTGGCTTCTGTGGTGAAAACTAAACATAATGAAGCTCACAATTTGAGTTTGTTGAATGAAGAACAATGCTGGTCAGTGTTTGCAAATCGTGCATGGGATCCTTCTGAATCTCGAGATTGTTCAACTTTAGAAGAAATTGGtagaaaaattgttaaaaaatgtAAAGGGTTACCTTTGGCAGCTCAGGCCCTTGGAGGGTTATTGAGAGGGAAAGATAATGAAAAAGACTGGATTGATGTTTTGAATAGTGAATTCTGGGAACTCTCTGAGGAGGATAGTGGGATTCTTCCTGCATTGAGAATCAGTTATTACCACCTTCCTTCGTATTTAAAACGCtgctttgtttattgttgtttGTATCCGAAGGACTATGAATTTTATAGAGATGAATTGACATTATTGTGGATGGCAGAAGGTCTTTTGCTACAACCAAAGGGtggaaacattttaaaaaatgttgGTTATGAATATTTTGATGATTTGGTTTCAAGATCATTTTTTCAACGTTCCAACTCTGATGATAATACATTTGTGATGCACGACCTCATGCATGATTTAACAACATTTTATGGTGGAAAGTTCTTTTCTAGTATGCTTGAACACAAGACTGCAGCAAAGCATGATATGAAAACTCGCCACTTGTCATGTGCTCGCCGCAAGAATGATGATGATTCGCTTATGAAGATCATGGAAGCATGCAATAGGTTAAAACATGTGAGGACATTGATGCAAATCAATTTGCATAAAGGCGGCGTAATCCCAGAGGGAGATGGAGTAACCGTTCCTTGTGACTTACTAGAACAATTGAAGTGCTTACGAGTTTTGTCGTTTAATTTTTCTTCAGATGATGAAAACTTGATGCATAGTTCAATTGGCAAATTGATCCATTTGCGTTTTTTGGATCTTTCATTCACATCCATCGTGACTTTGCCCGAGTCTTTAAGTTGCTTGTACAATTTACAAACCTTGAAGTTGAGAGAGTGTAATAAACTTAAAAAGCTTCCTAGCAAGATGCAAAATCTTGTGAATTTGCGTCATCTTGATATTTCCGGCACTGATGATTTGGAAGAGATGCCAAAAAAGATGAGTGAATTAAAAGATTTGCAATTTTTAAGTTCCTATGTTGCGGGCAAACATGAAGAGAATGGGATTGGAGAATTGGGAGAGTTAGCACATCTTCATGGATCATTGAGTATTGAGAAATTAGAGAATGTTAAGAATAGTGGTGAAGCATCGAGTGCAAGAATGTATGAAAAAATACACCTGAATGCTTTAGATTTGAGTTGgacatcatttgaagaaagtgaggTTTGTGATTCCCAAACTGAAAAAGCTATTCTTGACAAATTATGTCCTCACAAAGACTTGAAGATGCTATTCATCTGGCGTTACAGAGGTACCATGTTTCCGGATTGGGTAGGGCAGTCTTCGTACCACAACATGACTGTGTTGATGCTGAGTGGATGCAGGAATTGTTGGATGGTTCCTTCACTTGGACAGTTACCCTCTCTGGAGAGGCTGATCATTGAAGAGTTCGAGAAGGTGAAGAAGATTGGTGGGTCATTCTATAAGGGTGATGGAACTCATCAGCATCAGGAGACACCCTTCCGATCCCTTAAATTTCTCATGATTCAAAGAATGCCTTGCTGGGAGGAATGGGAgtcatatgaatgtgatgatgatgatcatgcaCCATTTCCGAAACTTGAAGAACTTTGGATAGAGGACTGTCCTAAGTTAAGAAGAGATTTGCCCACTTTCCTTCCGTCTTTGAAGCAACTCCGCATTCGAGGATGTGAGGAGCTTGGTTGTTATCTTCCAAGAGCTCCCATCTTACGCGAATTATTTATATTAGGCAAACAGAAAGCAAGAATGCGGGACCTACCACTTTCACTGCAAGTACTAGGAATCGGAGGAAAGCAGCTTGTGGAGGATGTGTTTGAGGCCATGACCCACACCCAACCAACCTCTCTCCGTTATTTAGAGATCTCAAATTGCTCATCAGCGGTGTCATTGCCAGGGGATGCTTTGCCCCCTTTGTTGAAACATTTGCGGATCAATAACTGCAAGAATGTAGAATTCCCAATGCAACACCAACAACATCACTCGCTAATGGAATTAAAAATAGACAACAGCTGTGATTCACTTACATCCTTCGCATTGCCAGCGTTCCCAAATCTCTGGTCTCTGACAATTGAAAGATGTGAAAATTTGACATCTCTGGAGGTGTCACAGTCACAGTCCCTCCGAGGATTATGGATTGAAGAATGCCCTAAGCTGGAGAACATAATAAGGCTGCCTGCCTCTTTATGGGAACTCAGAATCAGAGAATGTCCGTTGTTGGGTGAAGGCATAGAGAGGAAGGACCCCCACATTTGGCCATCCATTTCCCACATCCCCCGCATTCAACTTGATGGGAAATGGATTCGCAATGACTCAACATCTTAA